From the genome of Lentilactobacillus buchneri, one region includes:
- a CDS encoding sulfite exporter TauE/SafE family protein → MLSEFLVVCPLVFLAGFVDAIGGGGGLISLPAYLMVGIPAHFAVGTNKLSSAMGTTVATLEFMRSGYIRVKLAFFSVLAAMVGSSFGANMALHISDYYFRLILLFVLPITALYLLLNRHSLNSRLAESKPLTWSQFVATILISISLGVWDGFYGPGTGTFLILTLVGIAHLPINLAAGNTMVINLTTNVCALAVFLMNGKVLVWLGLTAGAFSILGNFLGASYYKRYGSAIARPIIIIVLVIFFAKTVWQFLN, encoded by the coding sequence ATGCTCAGCGAATTTTTAGTTGTTTGTCCGTTGGTTTTTCTGGCTGGCTTTGTGGACGCGATTGGTGGTGGCGGCGGTCTGATTTCATTACCAGCTTATCTGATGGTTGGGATTCCGGCTCATTTTGCGGTTGGAACCAACAAGTTATCATCAGCCATGGGGACGACAGTCGCTACCTTGGAATTTATGCGGAGCGGGTATATCCGCGTCAAACTGGCTTTCTTCTCTGTGTTAGCTGCGATGGTGGGTTCTTCGTTTGGGGCCAACATGGCTTTACATATTTCTGATTATTATTTTCGGCTGATTTTATTGTTTGTTTTGCCGATAACGGCGTTGTATCTATTATTGAATCGACACTCGCTGAACTCGCGACTGGCTGAGTCCAAGCCATTGACTTGGTCACAGTTTGTCGCAACGATTCTGATTTCCATATCCCTTGGTGTCTGGGATGGCTTTTACGGTCCGGGGACCGGAACCTTTTTGATTTTGACGTTGGTCGGCATTGCCCACTTGCCAATCAACCTGGCTGCTGGTAACACCATGGTGATCAACCTGACGACAAATGTTTGTGCCTTAGCAGTCTTTTTGATGAATGGTAAGGTGTTGGTTTGGTTAGGGCTTACTGCCGGGGCCTTTAGTATTTTGGGTAATTTCCTTGGCGCCTCATATTACAAAAGGTATGGCAGTGCGATTGCCAGACCGATTATTATTATTGTGCTAGTTATCTTTTTTGCCAAAACGGTTTGGCAGTTTTTGAATTAA